The following is a genomic window from Episyrphus balteatus chromosome 1, idEpiBalt1.1, whole genome shotgun sequence.
aatagaaattttttttgttcaataccttcgttttagTATTCCATaatatatctcaaaagtctagaaaaatatCATGCCGCAAGTTGCGATTTTGAAGGTCAAatgcgaaatggagattttcaaaattagcaaaaatcgacgatggtattatatacacatatgatacatgattttgaagtattttttaatgcggattccaaaaaatctaaaatcaaggcaatctgaagtctctgaaaaaagttatacctgttttttcatctgtcaatccatattattataacagttgctaacttactattaaaaaacccttaaaagttgtggtagagtaaccaaattttgcataatatccattatcattaagaatcaaaacaatgcaatgcaaaaaacattcctatctatgacaaaatggtaatttttgcaaaaatgggaaattttgggatatgcactaaaaaacatcctggtacaatcttggaattagtgctaataggctaatttttttgtttctatctttatttggatattctattacttatgtcaaaaatctaaaaaaaatctccgcaagttctaattttcctggtttgaagataaggtgaagattttgaaaaattgaaaaactacacttcagatatttgtgtcagatcaacataaATAAGGTACTTAACTTTTCAGGAGTGGTCAGattgatttgtttttgatttttgttggaatcagcgttaaaaaaaatttctattagcattcattccgaggtttaccccttttttcaccttatttgactgtattatatgTTTTTTACTAATTGCgccgtttggatacaaaaaaaatagactAAACATTTTAAGGCTTTCTCATGAAAGATAATTCCTAGAAAAAACTTATAcctatatatattaaatatatttttaaaaattaattttttaatataaaatcgtgttttttcttaataaagccaaagacgaacgatattataatttatttttacatattattaaacctcagaccctaatacaacttttgaccactattacactgcaaaattagagtactttttttcggccatacaaaagtgacacaccttACTATatactagtgatgggaactatcgaatgatttcaACTATcaaatagttcattcattcatttattcattcgaacgaaaactatcgaataaaactatcgaataaaaactatcgaacaaactatcgaataaactatagaataaactatcgaataaaaactatcgtattaaaaaactattcaaatgaaaaaactgtcaaatgaaaaactattcgaatgaaaatttaGTAActaaaactatttgaatgaaaaaactatcgtacaaaaaaaatctattcaaatgagaaaactatcgaataagaataatgttcaaaaaaaatactatcaaataaaaaaaactattttaatgacaaaactatcgtataaaaaaaactattcgaatgaaaatagtaactaaatgaatgaatgaatgatttaaaactatcgaatgaatgattattttacaactatcgatagtttgatagtttttattctatagttcccatcactactatATACCTCCCGATTGGAACTTAAAAATCTCGACTTAAGTGATCACAAGATTTTAATGAGCCTATTATCATTCCGAGGAAGAATCCTTgactattttaaactttttaacttttataaaaatcatgaaggtgtacaaaaaaagaaatttacaaaaaatgcattcagtttggataaaaaattaaaatcttatttatcgttaaattttatatgaaattcatgtaatagctgaaaAACTATAACTCACCTAAATTGAATGTGTTGATCTCGTTTTCCGGTCTCAATGCAAACTGTTGTTACACTTCATTGGTTTCAATCTGCTGAAAGTTAATTCACATCTCTAACTTTCATTTGTGCtctatgttaaatttttttgtatttaaacaaaTTGCAAAATTTCGTGTTAACGATGTCTGATGATGATAATAATTACTACGATGATGACTAACAATGTTGCAGCTACTGGTGTTTTTAACGTTTTCATTAacaacatacaatttttttattattattatttttatttctcacAAGGTGTCGCACACTATACAGTTTTGCGGGTCATAACTTATTATGGTAATTGGTTTGGTATAAGtttaacttgattttttttttattgttttccgCCTGTGATGGTTAACAAGTAAAAATAGGTAGGTAGTATTATAGTTGAAGATAATAGTAGGTAGATTATGAATTacgcaaaaagtttttttttttttttggctcttCTTTGTTATGTGACACGCCAATTggaacataataataataaaaaaaaatatatatatatatatgcaaAATTACGCGCTGTCACATTTTAATGATGCGATGCTGATGACGATGATATTACGGGCGACCGAAACACACAACCATTACATTATACCAGTTAAGTACtgggaaaataaaattacatttcaaACACGACCTAGCACGTGATTACATTTTTAATGGCTACCAAATTTTCTTAAACTTGTTACGCCAGACTGACACCACCGGTATAACGACGATTTAACGCTTGACAAtcacatcaaaataaaattggttattCTACTGATGCCTTTTTTTAGGtttctcatgttttttttttttttttaattttttgttcactaaTGTTTTCCGcttcaaattttgtataattttctgacaaaattttacaaattatctttaatttttgggttttttttttaatttttaacttaaagttatgtcacacaaaaaaatatgagataagttttttgtggttttaaataaatattccaAGTTAATTTGAGCcccggataaaaaaaaaaaacttctctaAACTAGAATTTTAGACtctaatgcaatttttttttttattcctctttaaTCAGTTTTCGAGGATTTTATGTGTATTCacactaaaaataataaaaaaaaaatcaccaataTACACCTTtctaattagaaaaaaaaaaataacttgtatgctaaacaaatttagatttttttgtttttatagaactCGTTCACCTAACGACGAAGTTCTTTGAATTAATATCGAAGCTGTTTTTGGCAAAGTTTCACCCAAATCCgtaaaaacattattattcgTCTTCATGTCATTTTTTCCAACAACAACAGATTGTGCAACAGCAGCAGTAGCAACAGCTTGTGGTGGTCCATGTGGAGAAGCATCCGGTACAAGACGACGCAACAAACCAGCATTACATCCCCACGGAAAAGTCCATTTCAATGACAACAATATCTTGATATAACCTGGAATAATGGCAATCTTTTGCTTGGTTTTGATTGCCTTGATCACACGATCAGCAACATCATTTGGATTCAGAGTTGGCACCCATCGGGCGTTGACATCATCGAACATTCCTGTTGCTTGTATGAAAAACGGACAAATGCATGTAGTTTcgatgtttttatgcccaaggACATCCAATTCAAGACGCAAAGCCTCATCGAATCCGACCACAGCAAATTTACTCGCACAATAATCGACAAGTTTTGTTATGCCCACATGACCGGCCAATGAGGCAATCGACACAATATGGCCATGATCTTTCTCAATCATTTTTGGCAGGAATGCTTTGGTCGTCCAAAAGTGTGCCAGCGTATTGACGTTGAATGAACGTTCGATTAAGTGGTCGGGTGTGTCTAGCAGGAGAGTGCCGGATACAACACCAGCATTGTTGATCAACAATGTTACATCACCGACTTCGTGACGTACAACATCGGCGGCTTTGTACACCTGTTCTCGTTTGGAGATGTCTACAACGTAGCCTTTGCAGTAGCCGCCGAGGGCTTTGACAATGCTAACAGTTTCATTGATACCTTCTTCATTGATATCCCAGATGACGATTTTGGTACCCATTTTGCATAGAAGTTGTGCCAAAAGTCGGCCCAAGCCACTTCCTCCACCGGTGATTAAAGCTATGTCACCATTTAGGTCCTTTTCAGGGTAACCAAAGGTAAGATAGTAGATGTCCTTTAGAATGAATCCGATAGAAGTGACAATGAAGGTTAGAAAATCGACAATGGCGTCCCAGGTTGTGACTATAGCGGGAACTGGGATTTTTTCAATTGGGGGCGATATATTCCCGTTGGATTGTGAATGTGACATATTTGTATCGggcgagagaaaaaaaaaagtgaaaatacaaaataataaccGCTTAGTTCTTAAAAGCCACTAATTACACCatttataacagttttttaggccaaattttttttttttggtttttttatgaGAACAACTTTTACTTTCGTAGCTTAAAGACGTGTGAAATACGAACTAAcacaaaataaatatcaaaaaaaaaaaaatatatatatgcaaAGACGAACTCGACgaaccaacaaaaacaaaactcaatcaAAGACTAAAATGCGACTGCTCGACAGAGTGGTACGAATGTGTTTATAGCTAAAGGTTTTGATTTTGGTTGATAAAAGTTGAGAGCTAAGACCGCGCACCGAACAACGACGAATATAACTGTTGACGATGATCAGGCAGCTCTGAAAGACGGAAAGGTATAGGTAAGGTATAACACAAAcaaaacagcagcagcagctttGCTCCAAAGACCAAAGCTGTCTACTACTACTGCTGGCGGCTTTGGGGAGATGAATTGAATACCAAAGTTGTATTATTCTGCTGTCAGACTCTGTCTGAGTCTTGGGGCTTGGGGGAATTGCACGTCCGAGTCGAAGACGACGACGGACGCCACTTCCACCATCGATCGTCGCCGCCAACAACATTTCGCCGCCGACGTTGTTGCTTTACTTTAGTGAGTTAGTaatgaaattgtaaaaaaaaaaaatttggtcgtGTTAGTTGGTTGATGGTTGGTAAATGCGGTAACTTGTTTTAATTCTTTATACCTATtacttgttttgttgttgtagtttttttcaatttttttattttttacttcaaacGATCAATGAGGCAATGATTTAGAGTGTTTCATTTGAGCCCCCGCTAATATTGAATTGGACCtacataattctttttaataaacCAGAGAGAAGCGctatttttggaacaaaaaaaaaaaaaaaaaaaaacaaaaaaattgacattaaaCAGAAATATGCGTACGATATAGTCGGTGTTGATGCAAATGATGTTTatatgcagatttttttttttttttatttatacatattttagttttaattaaagTTATCTCGAATGATGACGATGCTGGGATGCTGGATGTTGAGTTGGGGTCAAGCAACTTAAAatgagttttggtttttttttgttttttggggtGATCGCATTTCAACCTGTcgcaattaatttaaatttttaatttcgaatcAGAGGTTCGcaacctttttttgagttttttttaaagttttattttgtattaaagtttttttttaagaattaaagttaaaagGGTTAATGATGATATTAATGTTAATTGcatataaattttatgaaattttctgAGATAACAGTAAATGAGTTATTAAGGtacctaattaaaaattatgtttatagCTTAATTTTGTTTAGGCTAAAGTTCGATAGAGGTGATCTTGATTACTGAAAGATTACTGAGATATACGTACTCTTCAGATAGGTAGCCAAATTAAGCAATTTTCATGTCTTGAGATAGTTAATAACGACTTTCTTCAAAGATtcattctttgaaaaaaaatgagatcTTCAGAAAGAATTGTAATTCGAAGATTTCTTTGCCTCAAAAAAGAACATCTTAACCCTTTGTCGGCACACAGGTGCGAACTTGgctggacaaaattttaaaatcaaaaaaagtgcTCGCAAAACATTATCATTATAAtggtgaaaatatatttttaacaattgtaaatacaatattcgaattcttcgAATTCCCTATAAAAtattgataatgaaaaaatttttagcgacttaaaaaagtacaaacca
Proteins encoded in this region:
- the LOC129905184 gene encoding estradiol 17-beta-dehydrogenase 11; amino-acid sequence: MSHSQSNGNISPPIEKIPVPAIVTTWDAIVDFLTFIVTSIGFILKDIYYLTFGYPEKDLNGDIALITGGGSGLGRLLAQLLCKMGTKIVIWDINEEGINETVSIVKALGGYCKGYVVDISKREQVYKAADVVRHEVGDVTLLINNAGVVSGTLLLDTPDHLIERSFNVNTLAHFWTTKAFLPKMIEKDHGHIVSIASLAGHVGITKLVDYCASKFAVVGFDEALRLELDVLGHKNIETTCICPFFIQATGMFDDVNARWVPTLNPNDVADRVIKAIKTKQKIAIIPGYIKILLSLKWTFPWGCNAGLLRRLVPDASPHGPPQAVATAAVAQSVVVGKNDMKTNNNVFTDLGETLPKTASILIQRTSSLGERVL